The genomic interval CGTGCGGCACCACGCCCATCCGATTGAGCACGCGGAGAATGGCGCGCGTGTCCCGGCGCATCAGCGCGATGACGAGCCCGGCCAGATGCTGCTTCATGTCGGCCGACAGCCGGCCCACCATGCCGAAGTCCATGAACAGGATGCTGTGATCCGGCAGCACCGCCAGATTGCCCGGATGCGGGTCCGCGTGAAACACGCCGTGCACGAGCATCTGCGTGAGCACGGCGTGCGTCACGCGCCGGGCGATCTCGTCCGTCCGGTATCCCTTTGCGATGAGCTCATCCCGGTGCTGGAGCTTGATGCCCCGCACGTACTCCATCGTCAGGACGCGCGGGGTCGTGTACTCCCAGTAAATCTCCGGAATCCGGACATACGAATCGCCCTCGTGGACGCGCCGCAGGCGATCCGCGTTGTGCGCCTCGACGGTGTAATTGAGCTCGTTCAGGAGCGTGTGACGGAATTCCTCGACCACGCCCGTCAGCTCGTAGTACGCGGCCCATTCGAAGTGTCGCTCGGCCAGCCGGGCGAGGTCCATGAGGATGTCGAGATCGATCTCAATTTTCCGCCGAATATCCGGGCGCTGAACCTTGACCGCCACCTCGTCTCCGTTCTGGAGCTCCGCGCGGTGCACCTGGCCGATGGACGCCGAACCGACCGGCTCCTCATCGAACGCTCGGAAGACCTCGTCGAGCGGCTGGCCGAGCTCGTCTTCCACAATCTTTCGAACCTCAGCGAACGCCACGGGGGGCACGTCGTCCTGGAGCTTGGCAAGCTGCTCGATGAGCTCGGGCGGAAACACGTCCGCGCGCAGGCTGGCGATTTGACCCAGCTTGACGAACGTCGGCCCGAGCTTCTCGAGCACCACCCGGACGCGCTCGTAGGTCGAGAGCGACTCCCGATCCTCGCGCCCCGAGAACAGCCGGCGAGGAAGCGAAAGCAGGTCGAAGAGCCCTATCTCGTCGATGAACCAGCCGAAGCCGTTGGCGACCAAGATCTGCGCGATATCTTTGTAGCGAGACAGATGGCGCACCCGTCTGCCGAGCATGTGTCCTCCGACCATGGTCTACTCCTTTGCGGCGAAAAGACGAAAAGAAAGATTGCGCCAACGCGCCGGCGCTCACGCCTGCGGCTCGCCGGAGTTGCCCAGCCGTGACTCGAGTTCCGCCACGCGCGCGTCCAGCCGCTCGATCATCGCCCGAAGCTGCCGGATCTCGGCCCGCAGCGCCTCCTGATCCTCCCGAATGCCGAGCCTCGTCAGCGTGCGCTGCACGCTCTCCTGGATGGAGTTCTGAAATTCCGCGCGCTCCTTCTCCCCGCGCTCCACCAGTTCCTGAACGAATTCCTTGGTCTGTTGGGGCGTCATGCGCTTCTCCTCGGCCCACTGCCTGGCGGCCTCGGCGATCTTCTCGCTGCTGTACGTGATGAGCCCAATGCCTAAGTCCACCATCTTGCGGAACTGATCTTCGACGTCCATCTCCTGCACCTCCACAGACACGCTTTTCCTCACCAGGGTTTCTCTTAAGTGTACCACGCGAACCTCGCGTTCGCTTCGAAAAGCTGCCTATCTTTCGCCTCTTCCGTCATATGCTCGAAGCGCCTCGATCTCGCCCTCCGTCAGCCGCCGGTACTCGCCCGGCTTCAGGGCCGGGTCGAGCGACAAGGGGCCCATGCTGATGCGTTTCAGGAAGGTCACGCGCTTGCCGAGCGAGGCGAACATCCGCTTCACCTGGTGGTATTTGCCCTCGTACACCTGGATGATGGCCTCCGACTCCGCGCCGGATCGCAAAATCTCAAGCTCGGCGGGCATCGCCTTGTACCCGTCGTCGAGCACCACGCCCTCGGCGAGCGCCCGCGCGTCACCTTCCCCAAGCGCGCCCCGCACGCGGACAAAGTAGCGCTTGGGTACGTGGCGCTTCGGCGCAAGCAGGCGATGGGCGAGCGGGCCGTCGTTCGTGAGCAAGAGGAGCCCCTCGGCGTCCTTGTCGAGGCGCCCGACGGGAAACACGTCCCGCCAGATGTCCTCCTCGTCCAACAGCTCGATCACGACGGGATCACGCGGGTCCTCGGTGCTGGACACGTAACCAGGCGGCTTGTACATCATGAAGTAGACGAGAGGCTCGTAGGGCACCAACTCGCCGTCCACCTCGAGCACGTCCACAGCCGGATCCGCGTGCTTGGCGGCATCTTTCACCGTTTCGCCGTTCAGGCGCACGCGGCCCGCGCGGCAAAGCTTTTTTGCCTCGCTGCGCGTTCCGTATCCGGCCGTGGTCAACCATTTGTCCACTCGGATCGATGCCATCATCCTGCCCCCATCGTATCGCTCTGCGCGAGCGGGTTGTGTCCTGCACTAGAAGCGGTACAATAAGATTAGCTCGTTCGCTTGGTGCGAACGGAAAGCGAGGTGTTGGCCATGCATGTGGCGACCATCGTCCTCATCGCGCTGTTGGCCGTCGTGGCTGTGTTTCTCGGCGTGATCGCGTTCGTCGCGCTCACGGTGTGGTGGACGTTCAAACCCATCCTGGACGCGCTCGGCAAGATTGCCCTCGCGCTCGATCTCGGCCGTTTTCTCTACCGCCACAACCGCAGGCAGGTCTTTCGCCGCGCACGGTATCACGAATAACAGAGAAGCGTTCGGCGCGCCCTACGGCGCGCTTTTTTCGTCCTCGCTCGAGGTCAGCCACCTGACAACCGCACGCGCCTCGTCCTCGATTTTCTTCACGCACCGCAAGGGATCCGCATCGTGCACAAGCTTCCCGTTCACGTACGCGAAGGCGCGCACCTGACAGAGGCCGCAGGTGTTGGTGCAATCCGTCTCCAGGACCGTCGCGCCTGGCACGCGCCGCTCCGTCTCGCCAAGCCACGCGCCAGCAAGCCGGTTGTTGGCACAGACCTCGATCACCACGAGCCCCTCCATGGGCCTTCCCTCCCGACGTATCCCCAAGTCCATTGTACACCTGTGCGCCGCCCCTCCGCGCGATAGACCTGACCCCTGCATACGCTCTGCCTCGTGCAAAGCGCGCTCCAATGAAAATTCAAGGTCGCCATGGAACACTGCGGATGAAGCCGAGATCGCAGGAGGTTAGACCATGACGCCAGATGACAAAAAGCTTGCCAAGCTGGCGCGCGAGCGAAAGATGCATCGCTGGCTCACGACCTTGTCCTGGTCCGTGCCCGCCCTTTCGTTTGGGGGCATGTTCACCATATGGCACACCATCGCGAAGGGCCCCGCGTCCACCGTGTCCAAGCCCCGGCCCAGTCAGTCTATTCACTCGAGTGCCACAAACGTGACCTCGGCGAGTGGCCGGACCACCGTTCGGACTGCGGCGGCCGCGGATCCCGTGGTGCTCCAGCAGGGTGACAAGGGCAGCAAGGTGGCCGCCCTCCAACAGTCCTTGTCGGCCCTTGGCTTCTTCAACTACGCCATCACAGGAACCTATGGCCCCATCACGGCGGCGGCCGTCGAAGCCTTCCAGGCCGCGGAAGGGCTGACGCCCACCGGCGCCGTCGACGAGCGCACGCTCACGGCCTTGCAACACGCCGTGAAGGCGCACGCCACGAACGCGTTGACAGGCAGCGGTTCATCCAGCAGCGGTTCATCCAGCAGCGGTTCATCCAGCAGCGGTTCATCCAGCAGCGGTTCATCCAGCAGCGGTTCATCCAGCAGCGGTTCATCCAGCAGCGGTTCATCCAGCAGCGGTTCATCCAGCAGCGGTTCATCCAGCAGCGGTTCATCCAGCAGCGGTTCGTCCAGCAGCGGTTCGTCCAGCAGCGGTTCGTCCAGCAGCGGTTCGTCCAGCGGAGGTGGCAGCGCCATGCCCAGTTTTCCGGGACCGGTGACTTCCGCATCCTGAGGTGAATGTCATGCAGTCCACCGCGTTTCGCGCCATGGGCACCGACGTCGAGCTGTTCGTCGACGACTGGCTGACCGGCCCCGAACTCTCGAGCCTCGCCTGCCAACTCGAGGCTTCCATTCGGCGCTACGAGCGGATCTTCTCTCGGTTCGATCCGGCAAGCCATCTCTTGCGCCTCAACCGACAGGCGGGATCGTGGGTGATGGTCCCTGCCGAGCTCGACGAGGTGCTGAAGCTCGCGGCCCAGTGGTTTGAGCAGACCCGCGGCTATTTTGACCCGTTTATCGGCGAGGACATGCGCCGCATGGGCTACAGCGTGACCTTTGATCAGCTTGACGTCACCGTCGAGCCTATCCTCGCCTCCACGCGCGTGCCGCCTATGAAACCGCCCGTCGAATTCGGCACCGGCCCCGCCGTGCGGCTCCAACCCGGCTACGAGGTCGATCTCGGCGGGATCGCCAAGGGCTTCATCGTCGCGCGCTGCGCGGAGGAGCTTCGCGCCCAGGGCCTCCGCAATTTCGCGCTATCCGCGGGCGGCGACGTTCAGGTGATGAGCGACGGCGAGCCCTGGCCCGTCCGCGTGGCAAATCCGTTCGGCGGCGCGGAACCGATTGGTACGCTGGCGGTGAAGCGGGGCGGCGTCGCGACGAGCGGCACGTACAAGCGCCGGTGGCAAACCCCATCCGGCCGGGTGATGCACCACCTCATCGATCCCTTCACCGGGCTGCCGGCCGACACCGATGCGCTGTCCGTGTCGGTTTGCGCCGATGAACTCACGACCGCCGAGGTGCTGGCCAAGGTCGCCCTGCTCCTCGGGTCGGACCGGGGCACGCAGTATCTTTGTGCCGCGCGCGAGGCGGGCATCTGTTCTTCCTTTCTCATCGCGACCACGAAAGGAGATGTGATTCCATGCAATTGATGGCGAAGCCGCAGCGATGGCCGTTCTTGTACACGTGGATCGTGATCCTCGGGATGGTCTTCGCGTCGTATGCGCTCACGGCCCTGACGAATCCGGCGCCCGCGAGCGCCAACCTGACCCACTGGTACATGGCGCGATCCGCGGGGATGACGGCGTACCTGCTCCTGTCGCTCACGGCGTTCCTCGGTGTCACCACGACGAGCGGCGTATGGGACAAGCTGAAGCTCAGGAAGCTCGTGACGCAACTGCATCAGTTTTCCGCGATGCTCGTGCTCCCGTTTGTGTTCTTCCACCTGTGGGGCCTATACGAGGATAAGACCGTCCCCTTTTCGATCTCGTCTCTCTTCGTCCCGTTCGCGGACACCTATCGGCCCGCCGCCGTCGCACTCGGCATCCTGAGTTTGTACACCTGGGTGCTGCTCGTCCTGACATCCTATTTTCGAGAGCGACTGAACGCGACGGCGTGGCGCCGGATTCACCTGCTCGCGTTCCCGATGTTCGCGGCGGTGACGCTGCACGGCCTGGCGGCCGGATCCGACAGCCACACCGCCTGGGCGAAGCTCGTGTACGCGGTGCCGAGCGCGCTCATCCTCGCCGCGTCTATCGCGCGTTGGCGAAAGGCGAGATCGAAGAAAACAGCGCGGCAGCCGTCGGCAGCATAGCAACTCATCCACCGATTCGCGCCACGCTGTCTCGCGAGACCAGTTCGACCGGAATGGTGATGACGCGCGGGGGGCGATTCGGATTCTGCATGAGATCAAGCAGTTCGCGCGCCGCCTCCTCGCCCATGGCGCGCGTGTTCTGCCGAATCGTCGTCAAGGAGGGCGTCACGAGCCGGGCAATGGCCACGTCGTCGAAACCCACGAGGGAGATGTCCCGCCCCGGCTCGAGGCCCCTTTGGCGCAGTGCCTTCATCGCGCCGATGGCCATCATGTCCGAAGCGAAAAAGACGGCGGTCGGCCACTCGCGCGCCTCGAGAATCCGGTGCATGGCCTCTTCGCCCGACTCCTCCATGAAATCTCCCTCCGCGACCCACTCGCTTCGAAACGTAAGCCCTAACTCCTGCATGGCCATGTGATAGCCGAGCGCGCGATCCTGCCCCGGCTTGGTCCCGTAGCGATCCCCGACAAAGCCGATCTTGGTGTGCCCCATGGCGGCGAGGTGCTCGACGGCGAGCCTCGCCCCGCCGACATTGTCGGACGACAGCCAGCTCGCCCTCGGGCCGAACAGGTCGAGATCGACCGACACGATGGGAATGCGGCTGCGGACAAGTGAAGGAAGTCCCGGCGACGTGCGCGGAATGCCGAGCAAGAACAGGCCGTCCACGCCGCGATGGCGGGCCCGCGCCTCAAAACCCTGGGGCGCGTTGGGAGGTGTGGTCCGGGAGAAGAAGAGGAGATCGTAGCCGCTTTCGCCGACGACGTCCTGGAAGCTGGCGACGATGTCGTGGAGGAACGGATGCCGAAAACCCATTCGGGCGTCGTCTTGAAAGAACACGCCGATGGACATGGAGCGGCGCGTGACGAGACCGCGGGCCGCCGCGTTCGGTTGATACCCCAATTCGCGCGTGATGCGCTGCACCTTCTCGCGGGTCTTTTGACTCACGTCGGGATAGCCGTTCAGCACCTTGGACACCGTGGTGGCGGACACGCCAGCCCGGCGCGCGATATCGTAGATTGTGGTCATGGGACAACACCTTTTCCCGCGGCCCAACCACCGCGACGTTATCGTCTCGAAAGCGTTTTCGAAAACCCTACACGAACGCTCACACGAGAGATCTCATCGCCTATTGTACGTAGGCGCATCCAAGGCCGCAAGAGGTGAAGGGCGGATCGAAAGCCGAGGACAAGTTTCGACCTCTGTCCCGTTTCATGGCGCTTCGCCCGGACGGCGAGCAACTCGTTCGAAACACGCTTCGTCGTTCAGTTTGTTTTCGCGCCGGATTCGAAAATCCCAAACGATTTGAAAGCGTTGCCGCAAAGTGATATGAATCATAGCGTGAGGACAACCGCAAAGGAGTGTGGTCTCAAGTGCAGTACACGTCGCTCGGCCGATCCGGCCTCAAGGTGAGCAGGCTCTGTCTTGGCACTATGAACTTCGGACCCGAGACGGAGGAGAAAGAGGCGTTCCGGATCATGGACGCCGCGCTCGACGCAGGCATCAACTTTTTTGATACGGCCAACGTGTACGGCGGGCCGGGCCATCGCGGCTGGACGGAGGAGATCATCGGCCGCTGGTTCGCGCAGGGCGGCGGTCGCCGCGAGCGCGTCGTTTTGGCCACGAAAGTGTACAACCCCATGGAGGACCCGCTCGACGGACCCAACGACGGCCGCGGCCTGTCCGCATACAAGATTCGCCGCCACCTCGAGGGATCGCTCCGGCGTCTCCAGACCGATCACATCGAGCTGTACCAAATGCATCACGTGGACCTCTCGGTCTCGTGGGACGAACTGTGGGAGGCGTTTGAGGTCGCTCGGTATCAGGGGAAGATCGACTACGTGGGCGCGTCCAACTTCGCGGGATGGCACCTCGCGGTGGCACAGGCGGCGGCCAAGGCGCGCAACTTCTTCGGCCTCGTCTCGGAGCAGCACAAATACCACCTGCTCTGCCGCGAGCCGGAGCTCGAGGTGTTGCCCTGCGCACAGGCGCACGGCATCGGCGTCATTCCGTGGAGCCCGCTCGCCGGAGGTCTCCTCGGGCGCAACGCGCTGACGGGATCTGGACAGCGCACGGCGCGCGCGAAAGAAGAGATCGAGCGGCTGCGGCCGAAACTGGAGGCGTTCAAGAAGCTGTGCGACGAGATCGGCGAACCGCAGGACGTCGTGGCCCTCGCGTGGCTGTTGCACAATCCGGCTGTGACGGCGCCGATCATCGGCCCGCGCACGCTGGATCAACTAGAGGCCAACCTGCGCGCGCTCGAAGTGAAACTGGACGACGAAGTGCTCAAACGCCTGGACGAGATCTTCCCGGGTCCTGGTGGTCCTGCGCCCGAGGCGTACGCCTGGTGAGCCACGAGGTGTGGGCAAGGGCGCGGCGCTCTTGCCCGCCCTCATTCTCCCTCAAACCCACTTCCCCAACATTTGCGCCGCCCAACTCACGCGCTCGATGCCATGAGTCACAAGCAGGATCCCCATGAG from Alicyclobacillus acidocaldarius subsp. acidocaldarius DSM 446 carries:
- a CDS encoding ABC1 kinase family protein; this translates as MVGGHMLGRRVRHLSRYKDIAQILVANGFGWFIDEIGLFDLLSLPRRLFSGREDRESLSTYERVRVVLEKLGPTFVKLGQIASLRADVFPPELIEQLAKLQDDVPPVAFAEVRKIVEDELGQPLDEVFRAFDEEPVGSASIGQVHRAELQNGDEVAVKVQRPDIRRKIEIDLDILMDLARLAERHFEWAAYYELTGVVEEFRHTLLNELNYTVEAHNADRLRRVHEGDSYVRIPEIYWEYTTPRVLTMEYVRGIKLQHRDELIAKGYRTDEIARRVTHAVLTQMLVHGVFHADPHPGNLAVLPDHSILFMDFGMVGRLSADMKQHLAGLVIALMRRDTRAILRVLNRMGVVPHDIDEHRLYRDVDHLREKYYEIPLTQISLGEAVSELFAVAYRHRVRIPADLALVGKALVTIEGVVEGLDPSFRILNIAEPFGRALLKERARPRQFASYLARGAVEGLEFLSDVPRHVIDILRHWRQGKIRIELEMAELDALTRQLVRIGNRLSFSITLLAFSIFMTGLLIATVLKKSPAGLWSFPTTEVGVAVGLFLLFLLILSIWRSNK
- a CDS encoding phasin family protein, producing the protein MRKSVSVEVQEMDVEDQFRKMVDLGIGLITYSSEKIAEAARQWAEEKRMTPQQTKEFVQELVERGEKERAEFQNSIQESVQRTLTRLGIREDQEALRAEIRQLRAMIERLDARVAELESRLGNSGEPQA
- a CDS encoding pseudouridine synthase, with the translated sequence MASIRVDKWLTTAGYGTRSEAKKLCRAGRVRLNGETVKDAAKHADPAVDVLEVDGELVPYEPLVYFMMYKPPGYVSSTEDPRDPVVIELLDEEDIWRDVFPVGRLDKDAEGLLLLTNDGPLAHRLLAPKRHVPKRYFVRVRGALGEGDARALAEGVVLDDGYKAMPAELEILRSGAESEAIIQVYEGKYHQVKRMFASLGKRVTFLKRISMGPLSLDPALKPGEYRRLTEGEIEALRAYDGRGER
- a CDS encoding DUF1450 domain-containing protein, producing the protein MEGLVVIEVCANNRLAGAWLGETERRVPGATVLETDCTNTCGLCQVRAFAYVNGKLVHDADPLRCVKKIEDEARAVVRWLTSSEDEKSAP
- a CDS encoding peptidoglycan-binding domain-containing protein, producing MFTIWHTIAKGPASTVSKPRPSQSIHSSATNVTSASGRTTVRTAAAADPVVLQQGDKGSKVAALQQSLSALGFFNYAITGTYGPITAAAVEAFQAAEGLTPTGAVDERTLTALQHAVKAHATNALTGSGSSSSGSSSSGSSSSGSSSSGSSSSGSSSSGSSSSGSSSSGSSSSGSSSSGSSSSGSSSSGSSSSGSSSSGSSSGGGSAMPSFPGPVTSAS
- a CDS encoding FAD:protein FMN transferase — encoded protein: MQSTAFRAMGTDVELFVDDWLTGPELSSLACQLEASIRRYERIFSRFDPASHLLRLNRQAGSWVMVPAELDEVLKLAAQWFEQTRGYFDPFIGEDMRRMGYSVTFDQLDVTVEPILASTRVPPMKPPVEFGTGPAVRLQPGYEVDLGGIAKGFIVARCAEELRAQGLRNFALSAGGDVQVMSDGEPWPVRVANPFGGAEPIGTLAVKRGGVATSGTYKRRWQTPSGRVMHHLIDPFTGLPADTDALSVSVCADELTTAEVLAKVALLLGSDRGTQYLCAAREAGICSSFLIATTKGDVIPCN
- a CDS encoding ferric reductase-like transmembrane domain-containing protein: MQLMAKPQRWPFLYTWIVILGMVFASYALTALTNPAPASANLTHWYMARSAGMTAYLLLSLTAFLGVTTTSGVWDKLKLRKLVTQLHQFSAMLVLPFVFFHLWGLYEDKTVPFSISSLFVPFADTYRPAAVALGILSLYTWVLLVLTSYFRERLNATAWRRIHLLAFPMFAAVTLHGLAAGSDSHTAWAKLVYAVPSALILAASIARWRKARSKKTARQPSAA
- a CDS encoding LacI family DNA-binding transcriptional regulator; translated protein: MTTIYDIARRAGVSATTVSKVLNGYPDVSQKTREKVQRITRELGYQPNAAARGLVTRRSMSIGVFFQDDARMGFRHPFLHDIVASFQDVVGESGYDLLFFSRTTPPNAPQGFEARARHRGVDGLFLLGIPRTSPGLPSLVRSRIPIVSVDLDLFGPRASWLSSDNVGGARLAVEHLAAMGHTKIGFVGDRYGTKPGQDRALGYHMAMQELGLTFRSEWVAEGDFMEESGEEAMHRILEAREWPTAVFFASDMMAIGAMKALRQRGLEPGRDISLVGFDDVAIARLVTPSLTTIRQNTRAMGEEAARELLDLMQNPNRPPRVITIPVELVSRDSVARIGG
- a CDS encoding aldo/keto reductase, which codes for MQYTSLGRSGLKVSRLCLGTMNFGPETEEKEAFRIMDAALDAGINFFDTANVYGGPGHRGWTEEIIGRWFAQGGGRRERVVLATKVYNPMEDPLDGPNDGRGLSAYKIRRHLEGSLRRLQTDHIELYQMHHVDLSVSWDELWEAFEVARYQGKIDYVGASNFAGWHLAVAQAAAKARNFFGLVSEQHKYHLLCREPELEVLPCAQAHGIGVIPWSPLAGGLLGRNALTGSGQRTARAKEEIERLRPKLEAFKKLCDEIGEPQDVVALAWLLHNPAVTAPIIGPRTLDQLEANLRALEVKLDDEVLKRLDEIFPGPGGPAPEAYAW